In Pirellulales bacterium, the sequence CGATCGGATATGGCCTGAGCGCTGCGTTGGCACGATTGCCGCAGATCCTGGGCTGGGCTTTGTTGTCGGCGACGATCGGTTTGATCCTAAAACGCATTGAAGAGCGGTTACCGCTGGCCGGAAAAATCGTGATCGGCCTGATTGGCATGGCGTGGGCCGCGGTGACGTTCATGGTGGTGCCGATTCTGGCCGCTGAGAAGTTGGGACCGATCGCGGCCGTAAAGCGATCGGCCGGTATTCTGCGGAAGACGTGGGGCGAATCGCTCGTCGGCCAGGTATCGTTGGGCGCGGTGCAGTTCCTGTTCATGTTGCCCGCGTTTCTGGCGGTAGTGGCGGCCGGTTTTGCAACGGCCGGCACGCACAGCTTTTGGCCGCTGTTGATCGTGGGCGCGGCCGTCGCGCTGTATTTGATCGTGCTGGCGATTGCGTTCAGCACGCTGCAGCAGATTTTCCTGGCGGCCGTGTATCAATACGCGGCTCAGGGCACCGTGCCCGCCGGCTTCTCGGCGGAGCTGATCGAATCGGCCTTCCGGTCGAAGGAAAAGAAGTAAGCGGTCGACCGACGTTACAATGCGATAGCGTTTAGTTTGCCTTCGGCATCACGCGCGCCAGCCCAAGCGCGGCCCACGAGCTGGTCGCGCAATGGATCGGCGTCATTAGTTTCGAGCTGCCGGGCGAGCCGTCGGGGGTCGAACGCGAGATCATCGGCCAGGTGCCGTCGGGCAACTGCGTGGCGACCAGAAAATCGATCGCTCGTTTGATCTCAGGACGCTCGGCGGTGAATCCGGCGAGTGAGAGAACGTACAGCGTTTGACCAGTCGCGTAAGCGTCGCTCTTGGGCTCAGGGACGGTCTGGCTCCAACCGGCGTCGGGGCGTTGCAGGGCCAGCAACTGGTCGACCGTGGGTTGCAACGCTTCGCGTGGTTTGCCGGCACGCAGGCCCAACAGCACCTGGAACACTTTTTCCTGGTGCAGATCGGTTTGCCCAGCGGCGTCGAGCCAGGCGACGGCCTTCGTCAGCGCCGTGCGCTGCGGCTCGGGCGAAGCGTCGCTGGTTTCCGCCGCCAGCGCCATGATGATCCAGGCCGCGTCTGTGGCCTGGCTTTCGTTGATCGGCGGTCGCCGTAGCCCGGCGAAGAACTCCCACGATCCATCCGGCTGTTGCTTCGACACGATTTCGTCGGCGATCAATTGCAGGCTTTGCTTTTGCCCATTGGTCAGCTCAGAGAACGCACGGGCGGCGACAGCCAGAAACGGCAGTCCCATGTTCAGCCCACGCCCCTGCGGACGCGAATCGGGAGGATCGGCCGGGTTTGGGAAAATTCGCGAGGCGAGCAGCTTCTCTTTGCTTCCCAGCAACGACTCGACGGTGTCTGCAGCGAATTTCTTGTCGATCGGATAGCCGTCGCGTTCTGCTTCGGCAAGTGCCCACAGCGCGAGTGGGGCATGGTGGCAGGCGGCACACTTACGTGTGCTGAGCCAAGAGGCACTTTCGGCCTGGATATAACCGATCGCGCGCTCGACGGTCTGGTGAACTTGCTCTGCGGTCGCAGAAGGAATCGTAGCGGGAGTCTCGGCAGTAAGATTCACCACCGGAGGAGTTGCGGCCGAAGCAGTAGCGCTTGTATCCTCGGCGCAGGCAAACCGCGCAAAGCTCAGCCCGACGAGTAAGACCGTGATTGGTAATGTGCGCGCCATCGATCAAGCTCCTGCAGGCAAAGTGATCGTCCGCCCAGGCACTTGGATTCTAAACCAGGAGGGGCCATCCCGCCACGACCAGCTATCCTACACCGCCCGACGACGGATCTAGTAAGAAGTTTAGCCATCGAGCACACCGAGGCCACAGAGCGGATATTTATTGAAATCAATGGGATAGCGTTGGTTTTTGAATCTATCATGATCCCTTCTCAGTGATCTCTGTGCCCTCGGTGGCTAATTTCAATAAGAGGAAGGCCGGCCACGGAGTTCACCGAGGCCACAGAGATTTGTGGGGAAGTGATTTCGGAGGTTAAGTGTTATGCGGTGTGTCGTCTGCGTTGCGGCGATGGTCTTCGTGGCTTTGCTGGTCTCGTCGGGACTCGCGGCGGATCCTCTCCCTTCCTGGAACGAGGGATCGAAGAAGCAGGCCATCTTGGAATTCGTCGCGAAGGTTACGCGCGAAGATGGCCCCGACTTCGTCCCGAAGCCGGAGCGAATTGCCACGTTCGACAATGACGGCACGCTTTGGTGCGAGCAGCCGGTTTATTTTCAGGAATTGTTCGCCTTCGACCGTATCAAGGCGCTTGCGCCGCAGCATCCAGACTGGAAAGAGAAGGAACCGTTCAAATCCATTATCAACGACGATCGGCGTGTGCTTGCTGACGGTGGCGAGAAGCTATTGCTGGATGTCGTGGCCGTCACGCATTCCGGCATGACGACCGTCGAATTCAACGATATCGTCCGCGCGTGGCTGCGCACGGCCCGGCATCCCCGATTCGACGTGCCGTACACAAGCTGCGTCTATCAACCGATGCTGGAATTGCTGGCCTACTTGCGGGCCAACGATTTCAAGACGTTTATCGTCTCAGGAGGCGGCGCGGAATTCATGCGCAACTTTGCCGACCAGACCTATGGCATCCCGCCCGAGCAAGTAATCGGCACTACCGGCGTCGTGGAATTTGAAATGCGCGACGGTCGGCCGGTGCTCGTCCGTCTGCCGAAGTTGCGATTTGTGGATGACGGTCCCGGCAAGCCGGTGGGGATCAACACCGTGATCGGCCGCCGGCCCGTAATCGCGTTCGGCAACTCGGATGGTGATTTGGAAATGCTCCAGTACACGACCGGCGGTGACGGGCCGCGCTTTGGCCTGCTGGTGCATCACACCGATGGCGTGCGGGAATATGCGTATGACCATCCGTCGTTGGTGGGCCAGCTCGATAAGGCACTTGCCGCGGCGCCGAAGAATGGCTGGACCGTCGTCAGCATGAAGTCCGATTGGAAGGTCATCTTTCCGTTCGAGCTGGAGAAGCCTGCAGGAAACAAGTAGCGCCAAGCGGCATGTGCGCTTATTTCGCACGTAATCGGCAGCGATCTACTTCGCCATTTCCTGAACGCCCGCGATGGCGCCGGTGACGATCGTGTCCCCCAGCGTCTCGCCGTAGAAGCTGACGCTCGATTCGTAGCCGCCGCGGCGGTATTCATCGGCCGGGAGCATGTAGCTGATCCACTGGTCGGCCAGCCCACCGATCACCGGGTTTTTTGCACCGGTGATGCGGCCTGCTTCGCTCTTGATTTTCATGCCCAGCGACGCGGCCATCTCGCCCGGGACCCCCACGATCAGCAAATCCCCCAAGCGCAGCGCGATGCTATCGGCGTTGTCGGGGAATAGCACAGGGAGCATTTCCTTGAACAGTTTTTCGGTCAGGCCGTATTCCGCGCCGCCGGTTTTCATGAAGTCGGGATGCCAGGTGCGCGCGGGGAGCGGGATGGTGTGCGCGTGATAGGCGAACCGCACATCGGGC encodes:
- a CDS encoding DUF6159 family protein, encoding IGYGLSAALARLPQILGWALLSATIGLILKRIEERLPLAGKIVIGLIGMAWAAVTFMVVPILAAEKLGPIAAVKRSAGILRKTWGESLVGQVSLGAVQFLFMLPAFLAVVAAGFATAGTHSFWPLLIVGAAVALYLIVLAIAFSTLQQIFLAAVYQYAAQGTVPAGFSAELIESAFRSKEKK
- a CDS encoding prenyltransferase/squalene oxidase repeat-containing protein — protein: MARTLPITVLLVGLSFARFACAEDTSATASAATPPVVNLTAETPATIPSATAEQVHQTVERAIGYIQAESASWLSTRKCAACHHAPLALWALAEAERDGYPIDKKFAADTVESLLGSKEKLLASRIFPNPADPPDSRPQGRGLNMGLPFLAVAARAFSELTNGQKQSLQLIADEIVSKQQPDGSWEFFAGLRRPPINESQATDAAWIIMALAAETSDASPEPQRTALTKAVAWLDAAGQTDLHQEKVFQVLLGLRAGKPREALQPTVDQLLALQRPDAGWSQTVPEPKSDAYATGQTLYVLSLAGFTAERPEIKRAIDFLVATQLPDGTWPMISRSTPDGSPGSSKLMTPIHCATSSWAALGLARVMPKAN
- a CDS encoding HAD family hydrolase, translating into MRCVVCVAAMVFVALLVSSGLAADPLPSWNEGSKKQAILEFVAKVTREDGPDFVPKPERIATFDNDGTLWCEQPVYFQELFAFDRIKALAPQHPDWKEKEPFKSIINDDRRVLADGGEKLLLDVVAVTHSGMTTVEFNDIVRAWLRTARHPRFDVPYTSCVYQPMLELLAYLRANDFKTFIVSGGGAEFMRNFADQTYGIPPEQVIGTTGVVEFEMRDGRPVLVRLPKLRFVDDGPGKPVGINTVIGRRPVIAFGNSDGDLEMLQYTTGGDGPRFGLLVHHTDGVREYAYDHPSLVGQLDKALAAAPKNGWTVVSMKSDWKVIFPFELEKPAGNK